In one window of Bradyrhizobium sp. AZCC 1721 DNA:
- a CDS encoding BA14K family protein encodes MKKKEWPDNPSELAVVYMRHTIEAAPNVVILEASHARRGFAISWIARTLSTAALIGICLHAGVVAYVTRYASQQEISKLITIVSPVMAQQTPLPKDDETAQLKQAVDNATAELRQALQQKHDRAEALEAELVKAWRYVGKLLSMRDGEADQFSQAVDSATAVLRQALQQEHDRAEALATELANARRAIEQIPAAVDGRPGVSLPAWANSYALVKPAQTAVQPDVARENGKSAIRPGEPARVEHKPRGGYGCHHFRTYDPASGTYKGYDGRRHSCP; translated from the coding sequence GTGAAGAAGAAGGAATGGCCTGATAACCCGTCAGAATTGGCGGTGGTTTACATGCGCCATACGATTGAGGCCGCACCGAACGTCGTCATCCTCGAGGCGTCACACGCGCGGCGGGGATTTGCAATTTCCTGGATCGCCCGAACCCTCAGCACGGCGGCGCTCATCGGAATCTGTCTCCACGCCGGAGTCGTCGCCTATGTGACGCGATACGCCAGTCAGCAGGAGATATCTAAGCTCATCACGATCGTCTCGCCGGTCATGGCGCAACAGACGCCATTGCCGAAGGACGACGAGACGGCGCAGCTCAAGCAGGCAGTCGACAACGCGACGGCGGAACTGCGGCAGGCTCTGCAGCAGAAGCACGATCGGGCCGAGGCGCTCGAAGCCGAACTGGTGAAGGCGTGGCGGTACGTCGGCAAGCTGTTGTCGATGCGCGACGGCGAGGCGGACCAGTTCAGCCAGGCGGTCGACAGCGCGACGGCGGTACTGCGGCAGGCTCTGCAGCAGGAGCACGACAGGGCCGAAGCGCTGGCAACCGAACTGGCGAACGCACGGCGCGCCATAGAACAGATACCCGCTGCCGTGGACGGGAGGCCCGGTGTCTCCTTGCCCGCCTGGGCAAACAGCTACGCCCTCGTGAAGCCCGCCCAGACCGCAGTGCAACCGGACGTGGCCAGGGAGAACGGCAAATCGGCAATTAGACCGGGTGAACCAGCTCGCGTTGAGCACAAACCGCGCGGAGGCTACGGCTGCCATCACTTCCGGACCTATGATCCGGCATCCGGAACCTACAAGGGCTATGACGGACGACGGCATTCCTGCCCATAA
- a CDS encoding DUF1236 domain-containing protein, with protein sequence MANRFLITAATAALIAGTGFANAQGTGTGRDAGSPGSTTQQSAPSDRGGGASGGAMQRDDGGTTGMKGAESEKSTGGETKQRAEDKMKGDKDMKAEGKEDRPGTKADQKGQTTGQGTMQREQGTTQQREQTTTKDRDQTTTKDRDQTMPQKDQKAQGKEDRMQTQTQGGAAGESTTTGQAGAAAKLSTEQRTQITSAIKETRVQPVTNVNFSISVGTKVPRDVTFHTLPERVVTIYPEWRRYKYILVKEQIVIVDPNTYEIVAVLEA encoded by the coding sequence ATGGCCAATCGTTTCTTGATTACGGCCGCGACTGCGGCCCTGATCGCTGGAACCGGTTTTGCGAATGCGCAGGGTACCGGAACGGGCCGCGATGCAGGTTCACCAGGTTCCACGACGCAGCAGAGCGCGCCCTCCGATCGCGGTGGTGGTGCGTCCGGCGGCGCGATGCAACGCGATGACGGCGGCACGACAGGTATGAAGGGTGCGGAGTCCGAGAAGTCGACGGGCGGTGAAACGAAACAGCGCGCCGAAGACAAAATGAAGGGCGACAAGGACATGAAGGCCGAGGGCAAGGAGGACCGCCCCGGCACGAAGGCCGACCAGAAGGGTCAGACGACGGGCCAGGGCACGATGCAGCGTGAGCAAGGCACGACCCAGCAGCGTGAGCAGACCACGACCAAGGATCGTGACCAGACCACGACTAAGGATCGCGACCAGACCATGCCGCAGAAGGACCAGAAGGCCCAGGGCAAGGAAGACCGCATGCAGACTCAAACGCAGGGCGGAGCAGCGGGCGAGAGCACGACTACGGGCCAGGCTGGCGCAGCAGCGAAGCTCTCGACCGAGCAACGCACCCAGATCACCAGCGCGATCAAGGAGACCCGCGTTCAGCCGGTGACGAACGTGAACTTCTCGATTTCGGTCGGCACTAAGGTACCGCGCGACGTGACCTTCCACACGCTGCCGGAGCGAGTGGTGACGATCTATCCGGAGTGGCGTAGGTACAAATATATCCTCGTCAAGGAGCAGATCGTGATCGTCGATCCGAACACCTACGAGATCGTGGCAGTTCTGGAAGCTTAA
- a CDS encoding beta strand repeat-containing protein, with amino-acid sequence MAVQFIGSEFLVNTTTAGNQVDPTITVLADGRFVVAWADASRTGGDTDGDALRAQMFNADGSLSGSEFLVNTTTASNQFDPSITALADGRFVIAWTDNSPGQTLYAVRAQIFNVNGSPSGSEFLVNSTAASQRDPAITALPGGRFVVAWVDVSSGSGYWAVRAQVFNADGTPSGSELLVTTSTARVQDLPTITALADGRFVVAWTDLSQTGGDTSGTAVRAQVFNADGTPSGSEFLVNTTTASSQVAFTITALAGGRFVVAWTDFSQTGGDTSSAAVRAQVFNADGTPFGSELLVNTTTTSHQESPTISALADGRFVVVWTDLSQTGGDTSGAAVRAQVFNADGTPSGSEFLVNTTTISDQAGPTITSLSDGRFVIAWSDRSQTGDDTSLIAVRAQIFEVVPDNQAPAITSDGGGDDAFITLAENTTTVTTVTATDPDAGQTLTYAIAGGADAGLFTIDASTGAVSFNAAPDFEASADAGSDNVYDVTVQVSDGNGGIDTQAIAVTVTNANEAPVITTPPVVGAVQEDVTLSISGTMAATDEDAGAIQLWSVVGGNAASGADYTFSMDSLNIAKNGATIFTDEFDDGTPPPSVPAGSSPPSYGVNGTFTENGGRLFMDDSGAVPSVGVGTPDPFVGQFATLRTNIDPANLAQGLKSDDDFTVEGRFDLILPDSSREAYGIRLSDRLQGGSGTPPDQRGDDAIELVVRRALNGVVIAQLLELDFAADTVTIIQSILLNPPPGADQIVLRLSHSTADVGAIQASFDYLAGGVVVGTQSFSEIGRIFGTETPGFTGDDENWTLAQIVSYAPQITDSALTGIYGTLNINQAGQWTYNLDNGQANVQALAAGETVKDDFTIRVSDGAGGIDTETVSITVTGTNDAPTDVALAGDTVVENAAAGTVVGTLSATDVDNDDTTSFDLVDDAGGRFAFANGNQIVATGTGLDFESATSHDLIVRVTDLGGLTREETFTIAVSDVTESTAPAITSDGGSDTAAVSVAENTIAVTTVTATDPDAGQTLSYTIVGGVDASLFTVDANTGALAFVTAPDFEAPANAGTNNVYDVTVQVSDGYGGTDTQAIAVTVGNVNEAPTFVGDSMTTTAIGPGDDFGRGVAIQPDGKILVAGSSFNGTGIDFALVRYEIDGHVDTSFGGDGKVITDFGGADGNGYSVVVDPSGKILVAGYTGSGAESDFAIVRYNADGSLDTSFGDGGKVITDLLVDDFGQSVGLQPDGKIVVSGYSFNANISGFDFALVRYNADGSLDFSFNGDGRVTTRIGTHEASYSVVVQPDGKILAAGHSLFFGTNDIAVVRYNADGSLDTDFGEDGRVTTDFGHTNDVGQSVAVQADGRIVVAGISQGDIAVVRYNADGSLDTSFGDGGRVTTSIAAGNDVGSSVTIQADGRILVAGSSFNGANTDFAIVRYNTDGSLDTSFGDGGKLTTQIGAGSDEGYSVKLQPDGRILLAGYSSNGVNADFALVRYNTDGSLDSTFGTPDVMAISIAENTASATTFVASDPDAGQALTYAIAGGADAGQFEIDANTGALSFVSAPNFEAPADAGSNNVYNLTISVSDGSGATDTQALAITVTNVSGSIVGDAGDNNLVGTNEEDTISGLAGNDTLDGRGGVDSLLGGEGDDTLLAIAGDVVGGEIYDGGGGLDTLQIAGFMEFEGVTLNSIEALTYTSGFDSPSFTSDHLGAGLSPNLVVTGNAGFAVLSIGGPVVDISGWTFLNWNPSKQIFLGGTIGDDTISGSAQDEYLGGGMGQDYLSGGDGTDIFRIFQAGEVVAGETYDGGAGFDIIRIQHAEPAPTDFSGTTIASIEALTFLGGSATNTVVFNSDQIGEAALSALIVSGKPAAYGRSTDAVAINMTPSGSLDLSGWSFADWNTGEDTVTVNGSAGADTVTGSSQSDVIGGQGGDDILVGNSGDDTLEGSAGIDNIDGGTDIDTAVYSGMRANYSIELNGDGSVTITDLRAGSPDATDTVRNVEFFAFADGIIPAAQLINQSPFITSDGGGETAARVVSENVTVVTTVVATDPDPGQTLTYTIGGGADAGLFQIDGSSGALSFVTAPDFETPSDAGTDNVYDVIVQVSDSNGGMDTQAIAVTVQNTAGTSLTGNGAANTLTGTAEEDTLNGQGGNDTLLGLTGNDVLIGGAGADVLDGGTGRDTMTGGAGNDGYVVDSSEDIVVENAGEGTDTIRTALAVFALAGIANVENLTFVGSGDFTGTGNALANSITGGAGNDTLDGAGGVDRLVGLGGNDTYSVDNQSDVVVEVANAGTDTVMAASAAYTLSASTENLTYVGTGNFNGTGNGLANTIAGGGNADTLSGAGGNDTIVGLGGNDILGGGAGDDTFIATAGDGNDGYAGNGGSDTYSLAGLAADATINLVTGTASSSEIGTDTLTTIENVVGGSGQDTITASNAHNTFSGGTGNDTFVFASTNAAGIDANRDIITDFVPAADRFDLSGIDANGGQAGNPEFVFVGELINVVGGVGQLGRGQLGYHYETDANGIEHTIVEGSIDADAAAEFQIDLVGRHILSAGDFIL; translated from the coding sequence ATGGCCGTCCAATTCATCGGCTCCGAATTCCTGGTCAACACCACGACGGCAGGCAACCAAGTCGACCCGACCATTACCGTCCTGGCAGACGGACGTTTTGTCGTTGCGTGGGCTGATGCCAGTCGGACGGGCGGCGACACGGATGGAGACGCTCTGCGAGCGCAGATGTTCAATGCCGATGGCTCGCTGTCCGGTTCCGAATTCTTGGTCAATACAACTACGGCAAGCAACCAGTTTGACCCTAGCATCACCGCCCTGGCCGACGGGCGTTTTGTCATCGCGTGGACGGATAACAGCCCCGGGCAGACCCTTTATGCCGTGCGTGCGCAGATATTCAATGTCAATGGCTCGCCGTCCGGCTCCGAGTTCTTGGTCAATTCAACGGCGGCATCCCAGCGGGATCCTGCCATCACCGCTCTTCCCGGTGGGCGTTTCGTTGTCGCCTGGGTGGATGTTAGTAGTGGGAGCGGCTATTGGGCCGTGCGGGCCCAGGTGTTCAACGCCGATGGCACGCCGTCCGGTTCCGAGCTTCTGGTCACCACATCCACGGCAAGGGTCCAGGATCTACCTACTATCACCGCCTTGGCTGATGGGCGTTTTGTGGTCGCGTGGACTGATTTGAGCCAGACGGGCGGCGATACGTCCGGTACTGCCGTACGGGCGCAGGTATTCAACGCCGATGGCACACCCTCCGGTTCTGAGTTCCTGGTCAATACCACAACGGCAAGCAGCCAGGTTGCGTTTACGATCACCGCCTTGGCCGGCGGGCGGTTTGTGGTCGCGTGGACTGATTTTAGTCAGACGGGCGGCGACACCTCCAGTGCTGCGGTGCGGGCCCAGGTGTTCAACGCCGATGGCACGCCGTTCGGTTCCGAGCTTCTGGTTAACACCACGACGACATCCCACCAGGAGTCGCCTACCATCAGTGCACTGGCCGACGGACGTTTTGTCGTCGTGTGGACTGATTTGAGCCAGACGGGCGGCGACACGTCCGGCGCCGCCGTGCGGGCGCAGGTATTCAACGCCGATGGCACACCCTCCGGTTCTGAGTTCCTGGTCAATACCACAACGATAAGTGACCAGGCTGGGCCGACCATCACCTCCCTGAGCGACGGGCGTTTCGTCATCGCATGGAGTGATAGGAGTCAGACGGGCGACGACACGTCCTTGATTGCCGTGCGGGCGCAGATCTTCGAGGTCGTGCCCGACAACCAGGCGCCCGCCATCACCTCAGACGGCGGCGGCGACGATGCTTTCATTACGCTCGCCGAGAACACGACGACCGTCACGACGGTGACAGCCACCGACCCGGATGCCGGACAGACGCTGACCTATGCGATCGCCGGCGGGGCGGATGCAGGTCTTTTCACCATCGATGCCAGCACCGGCGCAGTATCCTTCAACGCGGCACCCGACTTCGAGGCGTCGGCCGACGCCGGCAGCGACAACGTCTACGACGTCACGGTGCAGGTTTCCGACGGTAACGGTGGCATCGACACGCAGGCGATCGCGGTCACCGTGACGAACGCCAACGAGGCGCCCGTGATCACGACGCCGCCAGTTGTCGGCGCGGTCCAGGAAGACGTGACACTGTCAATATCGGGCACGATGGCCGCTACCGATGAGGACGCAGGAGCGATCCAGCTCTGGTCGGTCGTGGGCGGCAACGCAGCCAGCGGCGCCGATTACACGTTCTCGATGGATAGCCTGAACATCGCCAAGAACGGAGCCACCATATTTACTGATGAGTTCGACGACGGGACGCCGCCTCCCAGCGTGCCTGCCGGCAGCAGTCCACCGTCTTATGGGGTGAACGGAACCTTCACCGAAAACGGCGGACGCCTCTTCATGGACGACAGCGGCGCCGTGCCTAGTGTGGGCGTCGGCACGCCAGATCCCTTCGTAGGCCAGTTTGCCACTCTTCGGACTAACATTGATCCCGCCAACTTGGCGCAGGGTCTCAAGAGCGACGATGATTTCACTGTCGAAGGCCGGTTCGACCTGATCCTTCCGGACAGTTCGCGTGAAGCCTACGGCATCCGGCTGTCGGATCGCCTGCAAGGAGGCAGCGGTACGCCGCCCGATCAGCGAGGTGATGACGCAATAGAACTGGTCGTGCGTCGCGCACTGAACGGAGTCGTCATTGCTCAGCTGCTGGAGCTCGATTTCGCTGCGGACACAGTGACCATCATCCAGTCGATATTGCTGAATCCCCCGCCCGGTGCCGACCAGATTGTGTTGCGGTTGTCGCACTCGACGGCCGACGTGGGTGCGATCCAAGCATCGTTTGATTACCTCGCGGGCGGCGTCGTTGTCGGCACGCAGAGCTTCAGCGAGATTGGCCGCATTTTCGGCACGGAGACCCCCGGCTTCACCGGCGATGACGAGAACTGGACGCTTGCCCAGATCGTCAGCTACGCGCCGCAGATTACTGACTCTGCGCTCACCGGCATCTACGGCACCCTTAACATCAATCAGGCTGGGCAGTGGACCTATAATCTGGACAACGGCCAGGCCAATGTACAGGCGCTGGCTGCCGGCGAGACGGTGAAGGACGATTTCACGATCCGTGTATCGGACGGTGCAGGCGGCATCGATACAGAGACGGTCTCCATCACCGTCACCGGCACGAACGACGCGCCGACAGACGTCGCCCTCGCGGGCGACACAGTCGTCGAGAATGCGGCGGCCGGCACGGTTGTTGGCACATTGTCGGCGACCGACGTCGACAATGACGACACCACCAGCTTTGATCTCGTCGATGACGCCGGGGGCCGGTTTGCGTTCGCCAACGGCAATCAGATCGTCGCCACGGGAACGGGCCTCGACTTCGAAAGTGCGACCTCACATGACCTCATCGTGCGCGTCACCGATTTGGGCGGGCTGACGCGCGAGGAGACCTTCACGATCGCGGTGAGCGATGTGACCGAAAGCACCGCGCCGGCGATCACGTCGGACGGCGGGAGCGATACCGCGGCTGTGTCGGTGGCAGAGAACACGATCGCCGTCACGACGGTGACGGCCACCGACCCGGACGCCGGGCAGACGCTGAGCTATACGATCGTCGGGGGCGTAGATGCGAGCCTCTTCACTGTCGACGCCAATACCGGCGCGCTGGCTTTTGTCACCGCGCCGGACTTTGAGGCGCCGGCCAACGCCGGCACCAACAATGTCTACGACGTCACCGTCCAGGTCTCCGACGGCTACGGCGGCACCGATACGCAGGCGATTGCCGTGACGGTCGGCAACGTCAACGAGGCGCCAACATTCGTCGGCGACAGCATGACGACGACGGCTATTGGACCCGGTGATGACTTCGGTCGAGGCGTAGCCATACAGCCTGACGGGAAGATCTTGGTGGCAGGCAGCAGCTTCAACGGCACGGGTATCGACTTCGCCCTAGTTCGTTATGAGATCGATGGCCATGTAGACACGAGTTTTGGTGGCGATGGAAAGGTAATCACCGATTTTGGCGGCGCCGATGGCAATGGATACAGTGTTGTCGTAGATCCTAGCGGCAAGATTCTGGTTGCGGGCTATACTGGGTCGGGCGCGGAATCCGACTTCGCCATCGTGCGATACAACGCCGATGGCAGCCTGGACACCAGTTTCGGCGACGGCGGCAAGGTCATTACAGATCTGCTGGTCGACGACTTTGGCCAGAGCGTCGGGCTGCAGCCCGACGGAAAGATCGTGGTTTCAGGCTACAGCTTCAATGCTAACATCTCTGGCTTCGATTTTGCGCTCGTCAGATACAATGCCGACGGCAGCCTCGACTTTTCGTTCAACGGTGATGGACGGGTCACAACGCGAATCGGCACGCATGAGGCAAGCTACAGCGTCGTGGTGCAGCCGGACGGCAAGATCCTCGCCGCTGGTCATAGTCTGTTTTTTGGGACGAACGATATCGCCGTTGTCCGCTACAACGCGGACGGTTCGCTAGACACGGATTTTGGTGAAGACGGCAGAGTGACGACCGACTTCGGCCACACAAACGATGTTGGTCAGAGCGTCGCCGTTCAGGCCGACGGCAGGATCGTCGTCGCAGGAATCAGTCAGGGCGACATCGCGGTCGTGCGGTACAACGCAGATGGCAGTCTCGACACGTCGTTCGGCGACGGCGGCAGGGTAACGACCAGTATCGCGGCGGGCAACGACGTCGGGAGCAGCGTCACGATCCAGGCCGACGGCAGGATCCTGGTGGCGGGCAGCAGCTTTAATGGGGCGAACACCGACTTTGCCATTGTCCGTTACAATACCGACGGCAGCCTCGATACGTCGTTCGGCGACGGCGGCAAGCTCACGACGCAGATCGGTGCTGGCTCGGACGAAGGCTATAGCGTCAAATTGCAGCCCGACGGAAGAATCTTGCTCGCGGGATATAGCAGCAACGGAGTGAATGCCGATTTCGCGCTCGTTCGCTATAATACCGACGGCAGCCTGGACAGCACCTTTGGCACTCCGGATGTGATGGCAATCTCGATTGCCGAAAACACCGCGTCCGCAACGACCTTCGTCGCCTCCGATCCGGATGCGGGCCAGGCACTGACGTATGCCATCGCAGGCGGAGCGGATGCCGGGCAGTTCGAGATTGACGCCAATACCGGCGCGCTCTCGTTCGTCTCTGCGCCGAACTTCGAGGCGCCGGCCGACGCGGGGAGCAATAACGTCTACAATCTGACGATCAGCGTTTCAGATGGCAGCGGAGCAACCGACACGCAGGCGCTCGCAATCACCGTAACAAACGTTTCGGGCAGCATTGTTGGAGATGCGGGCGACAATAACCTGGTAGGAACGAACGAGGAGGACACGATTAGCGGCCTTGCCGGCAATGACACGCTCGACGGACGGGGTGGTGTCGACAGCCTGCTCGGGGGCGAGGGGGACGATACGCTTCTGGCCATAGCGGGCGATGTTGTCGGTGGGGAGATATACGATGGTGGAGGCGGGCTGGACACCCTGCAAATTGCCGGCTTCATGGAGTTCGAAGGGGTCACGTTGAACTCCATCGAGGCCCTCACCTACACGTCCGGTTTTGACTCCCCCAGCTTTACTTCGGATCACCTTGGAGCGGGGCTTTCGCCGAACCTCGTGGTAACGGGGAATGCAGGGTTCGCTGTTCTGTCCATAGGCGGGCCTGTCGTCGACATTTCCGGCTGGACGTTCCTCAATTGGAATCCGTCCAAGCAGATCTTTCTTGGCGGGACCATCGGGGACGACACGATCTCGGGGTCGGCACAAGACGAATATTTGGGCGGAGGAATGGGACAGGATTATCTGTCAGGCGGAGACGGCACCGATATCTTCCGAATTTTCCAGGCGGGAGAAGTCGTTGCTGGCGAAACCTACGATGGTGGTGCGGGTTTCGACATAATCAGAATACAGCACGCGGAACCGGCGCCGACGGATTTTTCCGGTACTACCATAGCGTCCATCGAAGCCTTGACGTTTCTGGGAGGCAGCGCAACAAACACTGTGGTCTTCAACTCCGATCAGATCGGAGAGGCTGCACTGTCAGCGTTGATTGTGTCGGGCAAGCCTGCAGCCTATGGCCGCTCAACGGACGCCGTTGCCATCAATATGACGCCGTCCGGATCGCTCGACCTGTCGGGCTGGTCGTTTGCCGACTGGAATACGGGAGAAGACACGGTCACCGTCAATGGCTCCGCGGGAGCCGACACGGTGACGGGGTCCTCGCAATCGGACGTCATTGGTGGGCAGGGTGGCGACGACATTCTGGTCGGAAATAGTGGTGACGACACACTTGAGGGAAGTGCAGGCATCGATAACATCGACGGCGGTACGGATATCGACACCGCTGTCTATTCAGGTATGAGGGCGAACTATTCGATCGAGCTGAACGGAGACGGGAGCGTTACCATCACTGATCTTCGCGCCGGCTCCCCCGATGCGACCGATACGGTGCGAAACGTAGAGTTCTTCGCCTTCGCCGATGGAATTATTCCGGCCGCCCAACTTATTAACCAGTCGCCCTTTATCACCTCCGACGGCGGCGGCGAAACGGCGGCTCGCGTGGTGTCTGAGAACGTGACGGTGGTCACGACCGTGGTGGCGACAGACCCGGACCCCGGACAGACGCTGACCTATACAATCGGCGGCGGCGCCGATGCGGGGCTATTCCAGATTGACGGGAGCAGCGGCGCGCTCTCATTCGTCACAGCGCCTGATTTTGAGACACCGAGCGATGCCGGAACCGATAACGTCTACGACGTCATCGTCCAAGTATCTGATAGCAACGGCGGAATGGATACGCAGGCGATTGCGGTCACGGTCCAAAATACGGCCGGCACATCCCTAACGGGCAATGGCGCCGCTAACACTCTGACCGGAACAGCCGAGGAAGACACGCTCAATGGTCAGGGTGGGAATGATACGCTGCTGGGGCTTACAGGAAACGACGTGCTCATTGGCGGCGCCGGCGCTGACGTGCTCGATGGCGGGACAGGTCGAGATACGATGACCGGCGGTGCAGGCAACGATGGCTATGTGGTGGACAGTTCTGAGGATATCGTCGTCGAGAATGCCGGCGAGGGGACGGACACGATCCGGACGGCACTCGCGGTGTTTGCGCTCGCCGGGATCGCCAACGTCGAAAACCTCACGTTCGTCGGCAGCGGCGATTTCACGGGTACCGGCAACGCACTCGCCAATTCGATCACGGGCGGTGCCGGCAATGATACGCTCGATGGCGCGGGAGGCGTCGACCGGCTGGTCGGCCTCGGCGGCAACGATACCTATTCTGTCGACAACCAGTCGGATGTCGTCGTCGAAGTTGCGAACGCAGGCACGGACACCGTGATGGCGGCGAGCGCGGCCTATACTTTGTCAGCGAGTACCGAGAACCTGACCTACGTGGGCACCGGAAACTTCAATGGTACCGGCAACGGCTTGGCCAACACAATCGCCGGCGGCGGTAACGCCGATACGCTGTCGGGCGCTGGCGGGAACGACACGATCGTCGGCCTAGGTGGCAATGATATACTGGGTGGGGGAGCTGGCGACGATACGTTCATCGCCACGGCGGGTGATGGCAACGATGGCTACGCTGGCAATGGCGGGAGCGATACTTATAGCCTTGCTGGACTCGCTGCCGACGCGACCATCAATCTGGTAACAGGGACAGCGTCCAGCAGCGAGATCGGCACCGATACCCTAACGACCATAGAAAATGTGGTGGGGGGCTCCGGCCAAGACACGATCACAGCCAGCAATGCGCACAACACCTTTAGTGGCGGAACAGGCAATGACACCTTCGTATTCGCAAGCACCAATGCCGCTGGCATTGACGCCAATCGGGATATCATCACCGATTTTGTGCCTGCGGCCGATCGCTTCGATCTGAGCGGAATCGACGCCAATGGCGGCCAGGCCGGCAACCCCGAGTTCGTGTTTGTCGGCGAACTCATCAACGTCGTCGGTGGTGTGGGCCAGCTCGGGCGAGGCCAGCTCGGGTATCACTACGAGACGGACGCAAACGGCATCGAGCACACAATCGTGGAGGGCAGTATCGACGCCGACGCGGCGGCGGAATTTCAGATCGACCTGGTCGGCCGTCACATACTTTCGGCAGGAGACTTCATACTCTAG
- a CDS encoding helix-turn-helix transcriptional regulator, which yields MRTFHERELPRLLDLLYDAALDPERWQAFLDALPSPFGGACGVLHSYDVATAATPSFRHFGDDPAFNVSYANHFHSINPYPPARLETLPVGRVVHASELLPSEIARRTEFYADFMKPQGITTDHLGVSLHNDGHGVTLLAICPHESVYRNDRETYERRFALLVPHLMRAVEINRVMAAARTAERTLGTGLDALRLAAFVVDGAGRLLLANQKAEDLLRRESVLRTDHSKRLCAANCTENAAFDAAITHALCPPMAPATQPVRLTSRASGRAFVAWAVSMQSGQANGANHRSQFMLDLRAGATALVLVVAAEYTLSIPAEVIQAAFKLSAAEARLVSALIAGRTLAEYARDSGHSRNTVRNQIASVFEKTNTRRQAELVTTIVRTLGMFGVR from the coding sequence ATGCGGACCTTTCATGAGAGAGAGCTCCCGCGACTGCTCGATCTTCTTTACGACGCGGCGCTCGATCCCGAACGATGGCAGGCGTTCCTCGATGCGCTGCCTAGCCCATTTGGTGGCGCGTGCGGCGTCTTGCACTCCTATGATGTGGCTACGGCAGCGACACCTTCATTCCGACATTTCGGGGACGATCCCGCATTTAACGTCTCGTATGCAAATCATTTCCACAGCATCAATCCTTACCCACCCGCACGACTCGAAACACTCCCAGTTGGTAGGGTAGTTCACGCGAGCGAGCTTCTCCCGTCCGAGATCGCCAGACGTACCGAGTTTTACGCCGACTTCATGAAACCGCAGGGTATCACCACAGATCATCTGGGTGTATCGCTCCACAATGATGGGCACGGCGTGACGCTTCTGGCCATCTGTCCGCACGAATCGGTGTATCGCAACGACAGGGAAACTTACGAACGCCGGTTCGCGCTGCTGGTGCCGCACCTGATGCGTGCCGTCGAGATCAATCGCGTCATGGCGGCTGCGCGCACGGCGGAGCGAACGCTCGGGACCGGACTTGATGCGCTGAGGCTCGCCGCGTTCGTGGTCGATGGGGCCGGGCGGCTCTTGCTTGCCAATCAAAAGGCCGAAGACCTGTTGCGGCGTGAAAGTGTGCTGCGCACAGATCATTCCAAGCGACTATGTGCTGCCAATTGTACGGAGAACGCAGCGTTCGATGCCGCCATCACACACGCCTTGTGCCCGCCAATGGCACCAGCAACGCAGCCCGTGCGCTTGACTTCGCGCGCATCTGGACGAGCTTTCGTCGCTTGGGCAGTCTCGATGCAGTCGGGGCAAGCAAACGGAGCAAATCATCGCTCGCAATTCATGCTCGATCTCCGCGCCGGGGCGACCGCTCTCGTGCTCGTGGTAGCGGCCGAGTATACGCTGTCCATTCCCGCAGAGGTGATCCAGGCAGCTTTCAAATTGTCCGCCGCCGAGGCGCGGCTCGTCAGCGCGCTGATCGCGGGCCGGACGCTGGCGGAGTATGCCCGAGACAGCGGGCACTCGCGCAACACCGTACGCAACCAGATCGCGTCTGTTTTCGAGAAGACCAACACGCGGCGACAAGCCGAACTCGTGACAACGATCGTCCGTACGCTCGGCATGTTCGGGGTTCGGTAG